Proteins from a genomic interval of Quercus lobata isolate SW786 chromosome 11, ValleyOak3.0 Primary Assembly, whole genome shotgun sequence:
- the LOC115966417 gene encoding uncharacterized protein LOC115966417 — protein MSEASASSYNSNYRGHVCDMDQCVLRTSLQLNNFGGRFYGCRHWKPGSDEHCKSFKWLDGIPCRRGAKTAPIVITKFTRLEAEAAMAKNNEMEARAVIADLLHRERVAKRSAEKARVSLRMANVRALKYQVALLMSWLAIVVFIIFSLGNREVDYDKCVLGVPFSVGVRPGNCMC, from the exons ATGTCAGAGGCAAGTGCCAGTAGCTATAACTCCAACTATAGGGGGCATGTGTGTGACATGGATCAGTGCGTGTTGCGGACATCTTTGCAGCTCAATAATTTTGGTGGACGGTTTTATGGCTGTAGACATTGGAAGCCT GGGAGTGACGAACATTGTAAGTCCTTTAAATGGCTGGATGGCATCCCATGTAGGCGTGGAGCTAAAACAGCACCGATTGTCATTACGAAATTTACTAGGCTTGAGGCCGAGGCAGCTATGGCAAAAAACAATGAGATGGAAGCCCGTGCAGTGATAGCAGACCTACTCCACAGGGAAAGAGTAGCAAAGCGTAGTGCTGAAAAAGCAAGGGTTTCCCTTCGTATGGCCAATGTGCGAgcacttaaatatcaagttgcTCTACTTATGTCATGGTTGGCAATTGTggtgtttattatattttcactTGGCAATAGGGAGGTTGATTACGACAAATGT GTGTTGGGAGTGCCTTTTAGTGTAGGTGTTCGACCTGGCAATTGTATGTGTTGA
- the LOC115968089 gene encoding putative disease resistance protein RGA4 isoform X2, whose product MADAILYGVVQKIIESLGSSTFQQVGSICGFKDVLEKMSKTVSTIQAVLGDAEDQQVQSSQVRDWLTKLRDAVFDADDLLSEFSTHVLRQNVMGGSKMTKKVRVFFSSSNQLAFGFKMARKIKAMRERLNDIAEDRKNFQLVERPLGTAVVTRKRDQTHSFVREEDVIGREEDKKAIIGQLLDFDVGENVSFISIVGIGGLGKTTLVQYIYNDEKVKAYFKLQMWVCVSDDFEVKTIVEKILASATGEKPQNLEMDQLQNKLREKLSQYKYLLVLDDVWNEDKKIWCDLKTLLLDGLKGSKVVITTRTNLVADVTSTISPYLLKGLSKDQSWSLLKQTAFEEKQDTINPNFEAIGRGIVEKCCGVPLAIKAIGRVLYYKKTESEWSFIKDNELKNVIKLKDDIFPVLKLSYDQLPPHLKCCFAYCSLFPKDYLIEKLTLIRLWIAQGFIQSQEENLRLEDIANEHFEDLLWRSFFQVVEEDKGMFMNFKMHDLIHDLAQSISSIECTLVNSNAKHVNEKVRHISFPCYNDSFFGENLNSLVKANKIRTFILTSYELNHQVEESTLRKLISAFGYIRSLDLHGLKIKTLPNIIGKLMHLKYLDLSKNDIEVLPSSITRLVNLHTLILQYCFKLKELPTDIQKLVSLKHLDINSCSNLTHMPYGVGQLTSLQTLSLFVVSKDPIGSSKHCCGLAELNKLNDLRGKIEIKNLKLVKDAISETEATYLKEKQHLSDLSLSWNSRVDDVINAGDDENLLDGLQPPKNLRYLTVGRYGGVRFSIWLSSLKNLTELYIHFCKKCQHLPPLYQLPSLRNISLWGMHSLEYISDLDITNEVSASSLTTFFPSLESLTLKYCPNLKGWWKRDIVDNSDATIMTSTSSSWSHQYHQHMSLPSFPCLFDLYISDCSKLTSMPLFPYLEEQLYLDRVSWKALQQTMAMKVNTAGASSLPSSISIPPLSKLRKLVLDRMLDKDPLPEEWLQNLTSLETLIILSCSTSLSQILRHLTSLKELSIEDCEEVDLFSDADDDGTKFQHVKCLQSLSFITLKLKIALI is encoded by the exons ATGGCCGATGCAATCCTGTATGGCGTTGTGCAGAAGATCATTGAAAGCTTGGGCTCCTCCACTTTCCAACAGGTTGGATCTATCTGTGGTTTCAAAGATGTACTcgaaaaaatgtcaaaaactgTTTCCACCATTCAAGCTGTTCTTGGGGATGCAGAGGACCAGCAGGTCCAGAGCAGTCAAGTCAGGGACTGGCTTACGAAGCTCAGAGATGCAGTTTTTGATGCAGATGACTTGTTGAGCGAGTTCTCCACTCATGTGTTGCGGCAAAATGTGATGGGTGGTAGTAAAATGACAAAGAAGGTACGCGTTTTCTTTTCTAGCTCAAATCAACTTGCTTTTGGTTTTAAGATGGCTCGCAAAATAAAGGCTATGAGGGAGAGGCTTAATGATATAGCAGAGGATAGGAAAAATTTCCAGTTGGTAGAGCGTCCTTTAGGGACAGCAGTTGTGACTAGGAAGAGGGACCAGACTCACTCATTTGTACGTGAAGAAGACGTTATCGGGAGAGAGGAGGATAAGAAGGCCATCATAGGTCAATTGTTGGACTTCGATGTGGGGGAGAACGTTTCGTTCATATCCATAGTAGGAATTGGGGGGCTAGGGAAGACCACACTTGTTCAATATATATACAATGATGAGAAGGTCAAGGCTTATTTTAAGTTGCAGATGTGGGTGTGTGTCTCTGATGACTTTGAAGTGAAAACAATTGTTGAAAAGATACTTGCTTCCGCAACCGGTGAAAAACCTCAAAACCTTGAAATGgatcaattacaaaataaacTTCGCGAAAAGCTCAGCCAATATAAGTACTTACTTGTATTGGATGATGTTTGGAACGAGGACAAAAAAATTTGGTGTGATTTGAAAACACTTCTATTGGATGGCTTAAAGGGGAGTAAGGTGGTGATAACTACACGGACCAACTTGGTTGCAGATGTTACCAGTACAATCTCACCTTATCTTTTAAAAGGCCTATCAAAAGATCAATCTTGGTCTTTATTGAAACAAACGGCATTTGAAGAAAAGCAAGATACCATCAATCCTAACTTTGAAGCAATTGGAAGAGGCATTGTAGAAAAATGTTGTGGTGTGCCTCTTGCTATAAAGGCAATAGGAAGAGTATTATACTACAAAAAAACAGAATCTGAATGGTCATTTATTAAGGATAATGAACTCAAAAATGTAATTAAGCTAAAGGATGATATTTTCCCTGTTTTAAAATTGAGTTACGATCAACTCCCACCACATTTAAAGTGTTGTTTCGCATATTGTTCGTTGTTTCCCAAAGATTATTTGATTGAGAAGTTGACATTGATACGATTATGGATAGCACAAGGATTTATCCAATCACAAGAAGAGAACTTACGATTAGAGGATATTGCCAATGAGCACTTCGAGGATCTATTGTGGAGGTccttcttccaagtagtagaaGAAGACAAAGGCATGTTCATGAACTTTAAAATGCATGACTTAATCCACGATCTTGCACAATCGATTTCAAGTATTGAGTGTACATTGGTTAATTCTAATGCAAAACATGTCAACGAAAAAGTTCGTCATATATCATTCCCATGTTACAATGATTCATTCTTTGGAGAGAATTTAAACTCGTTGGTTAAAGCAAACAAGATACGAACATTCATTTTGACATCCTATGAATTGAACCATCAAGTGGAAGAATCAACTCTCAGAAAACTTATTTCTGCTTTTGGATATATCCGTTCATTAGATCTACACGGCTTAAAAATTAAGACGTTGCCAAATATCATAGGTAAGTTGATGCATCTAAAGTACCTTGACCTTTCCAAGAATGATATTGAGGTTCTCCCTAGTTCTATTACGAGATTGGTGAATCTGCACACATTGATACTCCAATATTGTTTTAAACTTAAGGAGTTACCAACAGACATTCAAAAATTGGTCAGCCTCAAGCATCTTGATATAAATTCATGTTCCAATTTGACTCATATGCCATATGGAGTTGGGCAGTTGACTTCTCTTCAAACATTATCCTTATTTGTTGTTAGTAAGGACCCCATAGGTTCCTCCAAGCACTGTTGTGGACTAGCAGAATTGAACAAGCTAAATGATTTGAGAggaaaaatagagattaaaaatttgaaattggtgAAAGATGCTATCTCAGAAACAGAGGCTACATACTTGAAGGAGAAGCAGCATCTCAGTGACTTGTCATTAAGTTGGAATTCTAGGGTTGATGATGTCATCAATGCTGGTGATGATGAAAATTTGTTAGATGGCCTACAACCCCCCAAAAATTTAAGATATTTGACAGTAGGACGGTACGGGGGTGTGAGATTTTCAATTTGGCTTTCTTCGCTAAAAAATCTTACTGAATTATATATACACTTCTGCAAGAAATGCCAACATTTGCCACCATTGTATCAACTCCCATCTCTTCGAAATATATCTCTTTGGGGAATGCATAGTCTAGAGTACATATCAGACTTGGATATCACCAATGAAGTCTCTGCTTCATCATTGACAACATTTTTCCCATCCCTAGAGTCACTTACGCTAAAATATTGTCCTAATCTAAAGGGATGGTGGAAGAGGGATATTGTTGATAACAGCGATGCAACAATAATGACATCCACATCATCATCATGGAGTCATCAGTATCACCAACACATGTCACTGCCTTCCTTTCCCTGTCTTTTTGACTTGTATATATCTGATTGTAGTAAGTTGACTTCCATGCCGTTGTTTCCATATCTCGAAGAACAGCTTTATTTGGATAGGGTTAGCTGGAAGGCATTGCAACAAACAATGGCGATGAAGGTGAATACGGCAGGAGCTTCTTCACTTCCCTCCTCCATCTCCATCCCTCCTCTCTCCAAATTAAGGAAATTGGTTTTGGACAGGATGCTAGACAAAGATCCTCTGCCAGAGGAGTGGCTTCAAAACCTAACTTCTCTCGAGACATTAATTATTTTGAGTTGCTCTACATCTTTGTCTCAAATTCTGAGACATCTCACCTCTCTTAAGGAGTTGAGCATTGAGGACTGCGAGGAAGTTGATCTATTTAGTGATGCGGACGATGATGGTACAAAATTTCAACATGTTAAGTGCCTTCAGTCTCTGTCtttcat AACCTTGAAATTAAAGATTGCCCTAATTTGA
- the LOC115968089 gene encoding putative disease resistance protein RGA4 isoform X1 — MADAILYGVVQKIIESLGSSTFQQVGSICGFKDVLEKMSKTVSTIQAVLGDAEDQQVQSSQVRDWLTKLRDAVFDADDLLSEFSTHVLRQNVMGGSKMTKKVRVFFSSSNQLAFGFKMARKIKAMRERLNDIAEDRKNFQLVERPLGTAVVTRKRDQTHSFVREEDVIGREEDKKAIIGQLLDFDVGENVSFISIVGIGGLGKTTLVQYIYNDEKVKAYFKLQMWVCVSDDFEVKTIVEKILASATGEKPQNLEMDQLQNKLREKLSQYKYLLVLDDVWNEDKKIWCDLKTLLLDGLKGSKVVITTRTNLVADVTSTISPYLLKGLSKDQSWSLLKQTAFEEKQDTINPNFEAIGRGIVEKCCGVPLAIKAIGRVLYYKKTESEWSFIKDNELKNVIKLKDDIFPVLKLSYDQLPPHLKCCFAYCSLFPKDYLIEKLTLIRLWIAQGFIQSQEENLRLEDIANEHFEDLLWRSFFQVVEEDKGMFMNFKMHDLIHDLAQSISSIECTLVNSNAKHVNEKVRHISFPCYNDSFFGENLNSLVKANKIRTFILTSYELNHQVEESTLRKLISAFGYIRSLDLHGLKIKTLPNIIGKLMHLKYLDLSKNDIEVLPSSITRLVNLHTLILQYCFKLKELPTDIQKLVSLKHLDINSCSNLTHMPYGVGQLTSLQTLSLFVVSKDPIGSSKHCCGLAELNKLNDLRGKIEIKNLKLVKDAISETEATYLKEKQHLSDLSLSWNSRVDDVINAGDDENLLDGLQPPKNLRYLTVGRYGGVRFSIWLSSLKNLTELYIHFCKKCQHLPPLYQLPSLRNISLWGMHSLEYISDLDITNEVSASSLTTFFPSLESLTLKYCPNLKGWWKRDIVDNSDATIMTSTSSSWSHQYHQHMSLPSFPCLFDLYISDCSKLTSMPLFPYLEEQLYLDRVSWKALQQTMAMKVNTAGASSLPSSISIPPLSKLRKLVLDRMLDKDPLPEEWLQNLTSLETLIILSCSTSLSQILRHLTSLKELSIEDCEEVDLFSDADDDGTKFQHVKCLQSLSFIKISKLKSLPAYLQFVTILRNLSIVKCPSLMTLPEWIGNLTSLQNLEIKDCPNLTSLPEGMHRLTLLQSVRIYKCPHLEQRCQKEIGEDWKKIAHVPKYSNNPWMY, encoded by the coding sequence ATGGCCGATGCAATCCTGTATGGCGTTGTGCAGAAGATCATTGAAAGCTTGGGCTCCTCCACTTTCCAACAGGTTGGATCTATCTGTGGTTTCAAAGATGTACTcgaaaaaatgtcaaaaactgTTTCCACCATTCAAGCTGTTCTTGGGGATGCAGAGGACCAGCAGGTCCAGAGCAGTCAAGTCAGGGACTGGCTTACGAAGCTCAGAGATGCAGTTTTTGATGCAGATGACTTGTTGAGCGAGTTCTCCACTCATGTGTTGCGGCAAAATGTGATGGGTGGTAGTAAAATGACAAAGAAGGTACGCGTTTTCTTTTCTAGCTCAAATCAACTTGCTTTTGGTTTTAAGATGGCTCGCAAAATAAAGGCTATGAGGGAGAGGCTTAATGATATAGCAGAGGATAGGAAAAATTTCCAGTTGGTAGAGCGTCCTTTAGGGACAGCAGTTGTGACTAGGAAGAGGGACCAGACTCACTCATTTGTACGTGAAGAAGACGTTATCGGGAGAGAGGAGGATAAGAAGGCCATCATAGGTCAATTGTTGGACTTCGATGTGGGGGAGAACGTTTCGTTCATATCCATAGTAGGAATTGGGGGGCTAGGGAAGACCACACTTGTTCAATATATATACAATGATGAGAAGGTCAAGGCTTATTTTAAGTTGCAGATGTGGGTGTGTGTCTCTGATGACTTTGAAGTGAAAACAATTGTTGAAAAGATACTTGCTTCCGCAACCGGTGAAAAACCTCAAAACCTTGAAATGgatcaattacaaaataaacTTCGCGAAAAGCTCAGCCAATATAAGTACTTACTTGTATTGGATGATGTTTGGAACGAGGACAAAAAAATTTGGTGTGATTTGAAAACACTTCTATTGGATGGCTTAAAGGGGAGTAAGGTGGTGATAACTACACGGACCAACTTGGTTGCAGATGTTACCAGTACAATCTCACCTTATCTTTTAAAAGGCCTATCAAAAGATCAATCTTGGTCTTTATTGAAACAAACGGCATTTGAAGAAAAGCAAGATACCATCAATCCTAACTTTGAAGCAATTGGAAGAGGCATTGTAGAAAAATGTTGTGGTGTGCCTCTTGCTATAAAGGCAATAGGAAGAGTATTATACTACAAAAAAACAGAATCTGAATGGTCATTTATTAAGGATAATGAACTCAAAAATGTAATTAAGCTAAAGGATGATATTTTCCCTGTTTTAAAATTGAGTTACGATCAACTCCCACCACATTTAAAGTGTTGTTTCGCATATTGTTCGTTGTTTCCCAAAGATTATTTGATTGAGAAGTTGACATTGATACGATTATGGATAGCACAAGGATTTATCCAATCACAAGAAGAGAACTTACGATTAGAGGATATTGCCAATGAGCACTTCGAGGATCTATTGTGGAGGTccttcttccaagtagtagaaGAAGACAAAGGCATGTTCATGAACTTTAAAATGCATGACTTAATCCACGATCTTGCACAATCGATTTCAAGTATTGAGTGTACATTGGTTAATTCTAATGCAAAACATGTCAACGAAAAAGTTCGTCATATATCATTCCCATGTTACAATGATTCATTCTTTGGAGAGAATTTAAACTCGTTGGTTAAAGCAAACAAGATACGAACATTCATTTTGACATCCTATGAATTGAACCATCAAGTGGAAGAATCAACTCTCAGAAAACTTATTTCTGCTTTTGGATATATCCGTTCATTAGATCTACACGGCTTAAAAATTAAGACGTTGCCAAATATCATAGGTAAGTTGATGCATCTAAAGTACCTTGACCTTTCCAAGAATGATATTGAGGTTCTCCCTAGTTCTATTACGAGATTGGTGAATCTGCACACATTGATACTCCAATATTGTTTTAAACTTAAGGAGTTACCAACAGACATTCAAAAATTGGTCAGCCTCAAGCATCTTGATATAAATTCATGTTCCAATTTGACTCATATGCCATATGGAGTTGGGCAGTTGACTTCTCTTCAAACATTATCCTTATTTGTTGTTAGTAAGGACCCCATAGGTTCCTCCAAGCACTGTTGTGGACTAGCAGAATTGAACAAGCTAAATGATTTGAGAggaaaaatagagattaaaaatttgaaattggtgAAAGATGCTATCTCAGAAACAGAGGCTACATACTTGAAGGAGAAGCAGCATCTCAGTGACTTGTCATTAAGTTGGAATTCTAGGGTTGATGATGTCATCAATGCTGGTGATGATGAAAATTTGTTAGATGGCCTACAACCCCCCAAAAATTTAAGATATTTGACAGTAGGACGGTACGGGGGTGTGAGATTTTCAATTTGGCTTTCTTCGCTAAAAAATCTTACTGAATTATATATACACTTCTGCAAGAAATGCCAACATTTGCCACCATTGTATCAACTCCCATCTCTTCGAAATATATCTCTTTGGGGAATGCATAGTCTAGAGTACATATCAGACTTGGATATCACCAATGAAGTCTCTGCTTCATCATTGACAACATTTTTCCCATCCCTAGAGTCACTTACGCTAAAATATTGTCCTAATCTAAAGGGATGGTGGAAGAGGGATATTGTTGATAACAGCGATGCAACAATAATGACATCCACATCATCATCATGGAGTCATCAGTATCACCAACACATGTCACTGCCTTCCTTTCCCTGTCTTTTTGACTTGTATATATCTGATTGTAGTAAGTTGACTTCCATGCCGTTGTTTCCATATCTCGAAGAACAGCTTTATTTGGATAGGGTTAGCTGGAAGGCATTGCAACAAACAATGGCGATGAAGGTGAATACGGCAGGAGCTTCTTCACTTCCCTCCTCCATCTCCATCCCTCCTCTCTCCAAATTAAGGAAATTGGTTTTGGACAGGATGCTAGACAAAGATCCTCTGCCAGAGGAGTGGCTTCAAAACCTAACTTCTCTCGAGACATTAATTATTTTGAGTTGCTCTACATCTTTGTCTCAAATTCTGAGACATCTCACCTCTCTTAAGGAGTTGAGCATTGAGGACTGCGAGGAAGTTGATCTATTTAGTGATGCGGACGATGATGGTACAAAATTTCAACATGTTAAGTGCCTTCAGTCTCTGTCtttcataaaaatttctaaactcaAGTCTCTTCCGGCATATCTTCAATTCGTTACTATTCTCCGAAACCTCTCGATTGTCAAATGTCCAAGCTTGATGACTTTACCGGAATGGATCGGCAACCTCACATCACTTCAAAACCTTGAAATTAAAGATTGCCCTAATTTGACATCCCTTCCCGAAGGGATGCATCGCCTCACCTTGTTACAGTCCGTGAGGATCTATAAATGTCCCCACTTAGAGCAAAGATGTCAGAAGGAAATTGGGGAGGATTGGAAAAAGATTGCCCACGTCCCAAAATATTCCAATAATCCTTGGATGTATTAA